In a genomic window of Brassica rapa cultivar Chiifu-401-42 chromosome A10, CAAS_Brap_v3.01, whole genome shotgun sequence:
- the LOC103845785 gene encoding heavy metal-associated isoprenylated plant protein 33 has protein sequence MSKEEFMKIQTCVLKVNIHCDGCKQKVKKILQKIEGVFTTKIDAEQGKVTVSGNVEPSVLIKKLLKSGKHAEIWGAPKANNTNQNQPNLANQLKGMQIDHGGKGGGGGGGGNNNKGQKGGGGGGGGGGGGGGGGGGPPKMILPQLTPQQMQQLNPQQLQQLQQLQQMKAFQDLKLPPPQLKGPGPGSVPMNKNPQSPNQKAVKFDVPEDDDDDFSDDDEFDDDEFDDDDELDDDEFDDHPPPNKMKPMMGGGGGNMMMPNAQNNGGGGPGPAGGKIVGKGGPGGVPFPVQMPGGGGGNGGMKGGPPGGGGGGNVGNPNQGGGKNGGKNGGGPPLDVKNGGGGGGPNGNNKGGGQMIGGPNGGKKGGAGGGGGGGGGGGPMGGGLPPGFRPLGGGNGGPQTMNMPMGGPMGSLPSMGGGPGPMGNNMQAVQGLPAMGPGGGGGGSAAGAPPGYFQGHAGSGGGQDSMPGNPYLQQQQQQQQQQYLAAVMNQQRAMGNERFQPMMYARPPPEVNYLPPQPHQQHPYPYPYPYPYPPHGGDQYSNYFNDENTSSCNIM, from the exons atgaGTAAAGAAGAGTTTATGAAGATACAG ACTTGTGTTCTTAAAGTGAATATTCACTGTGATGGTTGTAAGCAGAAAGTGAAGAAAATCTTGCAGAAGATTGAAG GTGTTTTCACGACAAAGATAGACGCAGAGCAAGGGAAAGTGACAGTGTCCGGAAACGTTGAACCTTCGGTCCTGATCAAGAAGCTCTTGAAATCTGGTAAACATGCCGAAATCTGGGGAGCTCCAAAGGCAAATAACACCAATCAGAACCAACCCAACTTGGCTAATCAGCTCAAAGGCATGCAGATTGACCACGGCGGCAAAGGTGGTGGCGGTGGCGGCGGTGGAAACAATAACAAAGGCCAGAAGGGAGGTGGTGGCGGTGGCGGAGGTGGCGGAGGCGGTGGAGGTGGCGGTGGTGGGCCGCCGAAGATGATTCTTCCACAGTTAACTCCACAACAGATGCAGCAGCTGAATCCTCAGCAACTTCAGCAGCTTCAACAGCTTCAGCAGATGAAAGCGTTTCAAGATCTGAAGCTTCCTCCACCTCAGTTAAAGGGTCCGGGACCTGGCTCTGTTCCCATGAACAAGAACCCTCAGAGTCCTAATCAGAAGGCTGTGAAGTTTGATGTTCCTGAAGATGATGACGACGATTTCAGTGATGATGACGAGTTTGATGATGATGAGTTCGACGATGATGATGAGTTGGACGATGACGAGTTTGACGACCACCCTCCGCCTAACAAGATGAAGCCTATGATGGGTGGTGGTGGAGGTAACATGATGATGCCCAACGCTCAGAATAACGGCGGTGGTGGTCCTGGACCCGCCGGTGGCAAAATTGTGGGTAAAGGAGGCCCCGGTGGTGTTCCTTTTCCTGTTCAAATGCCTGGCGGCGGCGGAGGTAATGGTGGTATGAAGGGAGGTCCCCCCGGTGGAGGTGGTGGCGGTAATGTGGGGAATCCAAATCAAGGCGGAGGAAAGAACGGCGGTAAAAACGGTGGTGGTCCTCCATTAGATGTAAAAAATGGCGGAGGTGGTGGAGGTCCTAACGGTAATAATAAAGGAGGAGGCCAGATGATAGGTGGTCCCAACGGAGGCAAAAAGGGTGgtgctggtggtggtggtggtggcggagGCGGAGGAGGACCCATGGGTGGAGGACTCCCACCAGGTTTCCGTCCATTGGGAGGTGGCAATGGCGGACCTCAGACCATGAACATGCCAATGGGTGGGCCAATGGGTAGTCTACCATCAATGGGTGGTGGTCCTGGTCCAATGGGTAATAATATGCAAGCGGTTCAAGGATTACCTGCGATGGGTCCAGGAGGTGGCGGTGGTGGCTCAGCTGCAGGAGCCCCGCCAGGATATTTCCAAGGCCATGCTGGTTCGGGAGGCGGCCAAGACTCAATGCCGGGAAATCCCTACTTacaacagcagcagcaacaacaacagcaacaataCTTAGCAGCGGTTATGAACCAGCAACGAGCCATGGGCAACGAGCGGTTCCAACCGATGATGTACGCTCGGCCACCACCCGAGGTCAACTATTTGCCACCTCAACCGCACCAACAACATCCTTACCCGTACCCGTATCCATACCCTTATCCGCCTCATGGTGGTGATCAGTATTCTAATTATTTCAATGATGAGAACACATCAAGCTGCAATATTATGTga